A single window of Methanoregula sp. DNA harbors:
- a CDS encoding DUF2997 domain-containing protein: MNLLEPQELEIIINREGNIEVRVRGSKGDQCLEITRGLEESIGKLEQREYSPEYYEERVVLHDEGTIPIKR; the protein is encoded by the coding sequence GTGAACTTACTGGAGCCGCAGGAGCTTGAGATCATCATCAACAGGGAGGGCAATATCGAGGTCAGGGTACGCGGGTCAAAAGGGGACCAGTGCCTCGAGATTACCAGAGGCCTTGAGGAGAGTATAGGCAAACTCGAGCAGCGGGAGTATTCCCCTGAATATTACGAGGAACGGGTTGTTCTGCACGACGAAGGCACAATCCCAATAAAACGGTAA